Proteins found in one Zea mays cultivar B73 chromosome 1, Zm-B73-REFERENCE-NAM-5.0, whole genome shotgun sequence genomic segment:
- the LOC103631838 gene encoding uncharacterized abhydrolase domain-containing protein DDB_G0269086-like, with protein sequence MQESRRDMDHQVAQLRGELRKVRDERDRANCVLDVTDWKALASANDRTAIETLEAELDVSRESEKRMLDSLAVQTKQLEGTKISLEEAKLEIASLQEIVQRLEAARTPVATTPRNRRDRDMQRVHGELRVALAAEEKSKKAMEEFVLALKEVNAELHTTKQQLARAQHEAESARLDADRLHMSAKRKDEKLRALSDEAARLRAEAEESFAAWRGKEAGFTACMKSTEADLAEARRENARLLDSQRSWRAEVAKLRDILKQAVKDTKVAKEALEEARSENALLKGVLGDKDTAVKCTKQELECLRVSEAAARDSVKELQGMLVATSSSPTAAKLDAEEIPTPRMRVGPPGLEKYPSDSKIRPPAGITRPRQLSETFEGSAYDIFGTMDDQRSGDLGVFSSMPRLPARRRVVLRKVGSLFRWKSFTNK encoded by the coding sequence ATGCAGGAAAGCCGGCGGGACATGGATCATCAGGTCGCCCAGCTTCGGGGCGAGCTGCGCAAGGTGCGCGACGAGCGAGACCGCGCGAACTGCGTCCTGGATGTGACCGACTGGAAGGCGCTGGCTTCGGCCAATGACCGCACCGCGATAGAGACGCTCGAGGCCGAGCTCGACGTGTCGCGGGAATCCGAGAAACGGATGCTGGACTCACTGGCAGTGCAGACGAAGCAGCTGGAGGGCACCAAGATATCGCTCGAGGAAGCCAAGCTCGAGATCGCGTCGCTGCAGGAGATCGTCCAGAGGCTCGAGGCCGCCAGAACCCCCGTCGCCACGACGCCGAGGAACCGGCGCGACCGCGACATGCAGAGGGTCCACGGCGAGCTGCGGGTGGCGCTGGCGGCGGAGGAGAAGAGCAAGAAGGCGATGGAGGAGTTCGTGCTGGCGCTCAAGGAGGTGAACGCGGAGCTGCACACGACGAAGCAGCAGCTGGCGCGCGCGCAGCACGAGGCGGAGTCGGCCAGGCTGGACGCCGACCGTCTGCACATGTCGGCGAAGCGCAAGGACGAGAAGCTCCGGGCCCTGTCGGACGAGGCGGCGCGGCTCCGGGCCGAAGCCGAGGAGTCGTTCGCCGCGTGGCGGGGCAAGGAGGCCGGGTTCACGGCGTGCATGAAGTCGACGGAGGCCGATCTCGCCGAGGCGCGGCGCGAGAACGCGCGGCTGCTGGATTCGCAGCGCTCCTGGCGGGCCGAGGTGGCCAAGCTGCGGGACATCCTGAAGCAGGCGGTGAAGGACACCAAGGTGGCGAAGGAGGCGCTGGAGGAGGCGAGGAGCGAGAACGCGCTGCTCAAGGGCGTGCTCGGCGACAAGGACACCGCCGTGAAGTGCACGAAGCAGGAGCTGGAGTGCCTCCGGGTCAGCGAGGCCGCGGCGCGCGACAGCGTCAAGGAGCTTCAGGGCATGCTCGTGGCGACGTCGTCGAGCCCCACGGCCGCGAAGCTGGACGCGGAGGAGATCCCGACGCCGCGTATGAGGGTCGGACCGCCGGGGCTCGAGAAGTACCCGTCGGACTCGAAGATAAGGCCGCCGGCCGGAATCACGCGGCCGCGGCAGCTGTCGGAGACCTTCGAAGGCTCGGCGTACGACATATTTGGCACGATGGACGACCAGAGGAGTGGTGATTTGGGCGTGTTCTCGTCGATGCCGAGgttgcccgcccggcggcgggtGGTCCTGCGCAAGGTTGGCAGCTTGTTCCGGTGGAAGAGCTTCACTAACAAATAG